The following DNA comes from Xiphophorus hellerii strain 12219 chromosome 5, Xiphophorus_hellerii-4.1, whole genome shotgun sequence.
CTTGTGGTAGAGGAATGAACATTAAATTCACAAGCAATAGCTCTAGTTGACATTCCTGCAGTCAGTTTGCCAATTGCAACATCTGTGGCATTGTGCTGTGTTCTAAAGCAGCACAATGCAGTGGTATTTTACTGTGATCATTCTAAAGTACACCTGTACACTGTTTATTGGcaacacagtttaaaaatattttttctctcagtTCAGCATATAAAGAAAAAGGGACTTACAGTGCTATAGGCTTCACTGAAAAATTCAGTTATAGGAAAGGAATGTACAATTTAATCAAATTGTAAACATTACAATTTGATTTAGATATATTTCATAAGCTGGAAAAATCATATATATCCAAATATACATCATTACATATAGAAAAACAGGGACAGAAAATAAAGCTCATTAATTAAGTTGTATTATAAGCGCTATATAAGATGTATCATTATACAACAAATTCATTTATGGGAAGGGAATataaatttcagaaaataaacttcacaatttgattaaaaaatatttcttcagctGGAAGGTTAGGAGCGAGGGATCAGCTTCAGCTGGATGGGTCTTTTGGGTGCCAGCAAACCCTGGACATCCATCTCAAATGGGATCTGGTAGGAAATTCAATgtgcagagagaaaaatgtgtgaaCTGAATACACAATGCAAAGAACAGCTTGGCCATTTAATtcaaacattgtaaaaaaagaaaagaaaaaaaaaagctacactTGTCTAGAGAAACCTTATAGTCAAAGAACAAGAGACAATGAAATGAAGATCAGTATGAATTACTGTGCAAAGCTCAGTGTTAAGCAGAGTCTTCAAACTTTGGATGGACAAAAATAAGTGTCATATTGTTACGTAACACTAAAAACCTACCCATAAGCTTCCTCACGCAGACTGAAAGAGGAGCAATATGCAGAGTTAATCTGTAATCTCACCTCAGTCTCTCTACACACAGAGAAGCTGTACTGCTGCAGGATCTCCACCACTGCCAGTTTCATCACCACTAGAGCAAACCTCATCCCAATGCAGTTCCTTGGCCCTAACCCAAAAGGCATGTATGTGTATGGATCAATGTCctccttgtttttcttgctgaaTCTGATGCGAAAAATACAATATACACATAAATATGTaaccaaaagtattcatactagCAGCAGACTTCTGCAGATGATACGCAGCAATGTGCATTTTTCTCCCTTATTTAGTGGTAGTTGTTCATTCCTTCTTACCTTTCAGGTTTGAATTTCTCTGGTTCTGGCCATATCTCAGGGTCCCGGTGCAGAGGCCATGTGGGGACCAGGATAACCATGTCTTTTGGAATCACAAGGCCATTTATCTCCACAGATGCTTTGGCCACACGCTCCAAACGCGCGGCAATGGGGAACAAGCGGAGAGACTCATTGATGACGCTGTCCAAGTAGTCCATCTCCATCAGAGGCTGATACTGAACAGGAGcctacacaaacacaaacaggctGTTTACCAGGTGATACTGCAGTTCTATAGGCCAGTCTGAATAAGTTAGGATATCATTCAAAAGTTAAATCATACCAAGCTGGTGTACTAAACCAATCTATTTAAAAATGGGcaacttttagttttaaatcagcATTTGTTAGATGGTTCATCAGGCATTTATTCCAGTTAAATACCTGATGTTTAAAGACCTAAATGCTTTACATATTCTATATTTGGCATATGTACCTTGTTGGGGAAGGTGGAATCAATCTCCTCCTGGAGCTTTCTCATGACCTCTGGGTTCGTGGCCAGATTGTAAGccaagaaagagagagaactgctgcttgtttcataaccagcaaaaatgaaaatcatggATTGGGAAAGGATCTCATGGTCACTTAATCCTGCAGAAAATACAACATGGTTCATAATAGTAAGTTGTGTAGCTGTGTGATATTGTGAGTGTTTGAAGTACTTCTCACTTTTGTCCTTTTGCAACCCATTGTTCTTTTGAGAATCAATCATTAGTTGGAGAAAATCTACTCGACTCTGCAAGTAAATAagagcagatcagatcccattTCTAGGCCTGCTGATAAAAAGAGACTGAAATGCgggaaaaaaatcccatcatATCTGACTGTACCTTCTGCTGGCTGGTCTCACGGTTTGACTTAATCTTCTCCAGAGAAGCATAAAAGAAGTCGGTCACagatttggggaaaaaagaaaattctaacTTTTCAAATATGGGGCCGAGGAAGGGGAAGAAAGCTGAAATTAAAGTAACAACAATTATAATACACTGGACAAGGAAGGTCAGGAACTATTTTGTCTGTTACAACATTAATAGATTGAGATTTAACAAACTTATATTCTTTAGAAAAGCATAAAGCTGAAAGAGTAAATGATGCCCATGAACCTAAAggttctgtcttttttttttaaatgacagaatttttatttttatgaataacTAAACCATGAGCTTGTAAACTAGTATAAAACATCCAGTTTCCATGTCTTCTAAGGATTGAGGAATGAATTGGACTGTTATTGGAGCACATATCATTAACCTtgtgtttgttctttctttATACTTTACCGACAGCGAGGAAGAGGGggtttaaaaagtcaaacttcAGCATCTTCTTGATGTTTGTCACAAATGGTTCTGAAGGGTTGTTCAGTGAATCAATATCTACACTGAAGGCCGTACTGGTTACGACGTCCATGCTGTACGATCCAAAGAAtctgtaaacaaacacaaatatgtttaaaatgtattggcATTGATAGAGGTGAATTTAAGCATCTTGTGGAACAATTTTATAAAACGTCCTACTCCTTCAGTTCTAATGCTTCTCCCTTGTCTGCCTTTTTCTTCATGCTGCGGATCAGGTTAGCAGAATGACTCTTCATGACTTCAAACATCTAATGCACACAtagagacaaaacaaacattaccacacacacaaataaaaatggaaaatgttctggtttgaaattaaagttcaaaatatactgctcaaaaaaataaagggaacactttaagtgttaaacacctgtttaagtgttccctttatttttttgagcagtgtatattagACTAAATCCTGATAACTTGAGCATGTATGCTTGCTCCAATGTTATATCAAGATGCAATTTGCTGTTGCAATATGTTTATtcagggattgctgcaaagtcagaGACTCATAACAGTCTGTTGGGCTTCCTTTGAAAACTTTCAGCCATTTggcataataaataaaacttgattACATCGTTTTATATCCGAATCGAACTGCAATGTATGTGATTGAATTTCAATCTGTTTATGGGATTGGATTGCATTGactgtaaatatatttgtaattaaaaaggATCTGGTTTTGAAGCTGATCATTTTGATCAGCTGATCAGAGCAAATCACCCAGAATCCCGAGTCCTCTCATGGTTTACTTTCTCCAGTTGTTCTACTAGTTTTCCTGTCTAGGAAATGAGATTGCTTTgatcttgtgctttttttctggTTGCCATTTCCTGACATATATAGATAAACAACTGGCTTGCTTCAGTGTGTCATGCAATACTAATACCAAAAGGAAAGGAGTACTAATTAAAAAGGCTTAGACATTCTGCTTACTAAATAAATCTAAGATATCAAAACAATATTCTCCATTAAATTTAGTCTATAGGATTTATCAGAGTTGTATACTAATTGCATGTTTCTTTGGGTTTCTCCACAGAAAAAACGCACTctacttttttgtgtttctttacgATGTGAACATGCTATTTCTAATAAAAGGTGAAttcatttcaaagctttttatACCTTTTTACGAGCATTGCCAATATATTTGGAGGAAGCAGTATGTTCATGTCAAATTGCTGTAAAAGTTGGAAGATGTAGAGAAGGTGGAGAAGCTCACCTCCTTCAGTCTCCCAGAGGTGAAGGAAGGAGACAGGACACTACGGATCCTTTTCCATTGGTCATCTTCAGCAATGGATACGGCATCATACAGGGGCCCATTCAGACGGAAATTCTAACATAATAAAGCTGGTGAGAACTAAATGAAAAGCAAATCACTATGACTTCATATGGATTGTAGAGCAGTAACTGCATACTCTGCGGTTGGTGAAGAAAGAGTAGCATTCCTTAACCAGAATGGCCTTTATGATTTCAGGATCTGCAACACACAACACGGGCTGGCGGCCATCGTAAATACTGAAAGATTAGaatgaaacaaacaatttaAGCTGAAACAAATCATTGGTTTATTGTGTCTATTCTTCAATGACAGTTACAACATGAAAACTCACCCCCATATTTTCCCATATTTCCTATAGCACTCTTGATCGAAGTTGAAGAACCcctaattacaaaaataatgttaCATCAGAAATATAAGATAATGTAGAGAACACATTTTATACAATTTTCAgcaaaatgaattaataaataatggATCATCTTATTGAATGTTGTTCATAGAAGCTAATTTACATAATTCTGattcaatatatttaaaatatatatattttataaattagaGTTAAACTGAACTGCATATCTGGCTGTATTGGACTAATCTACCTAGACTCTGTGATCATGTGTAGTGGTGAGAATCACCCAATTCCAGTGAGACAGAGACAGGGAgcagtttagaaataaatgatGAAGAGCAAGAACATACAACATTCACAAGGAccacagggagccagagcagaactaaaaaaacaaaatcacaggaaccaggaacaatCAGGGAAGTAACAAGAAGAACCAGCAAGAAGTGAGTTTACGTGGAAATTAGTTCAAGTCGCACTTTtagtttgattatttctgcCAAAACTTTCCCCTTTAGCCTTCATTTGCAAACTAAACAAGAAAAACTACATAGAACactacatatataaaaaaaaattacataaaatagctgcatttaaaataaagatgtaaaatatAATATAGAACTATTTCACGGAACTAAACTCCTGGCATTCACACTGGAACATTAGTCCTGTATGTTGCACAATAACAGAAACTTCACATTGTGATTACTAAACTACTTCCCTTTTCTGAGTTTCACTTTTCATACGAGTCGtcaagtttcttttcttttacattagTCAATGTTGTTTATTAAAACTCTCATTCAATTAACAGTATTCCTAGGGTCACTTGgataattgaaaataaaatcttatttaagaAATGTATGTGCgagaataaaatgtattatatttatgttaatataaaaaattatttactcatATCTTTAGTTAGACAGTATATCAGAAAAGTTCAGATGGATGATATTCCTGAaaatctgaaccagaaccaaatcTCTGTTGCACAGATCAATTAACAGGATCTTCTATAGTTTGGCttacagaagaaattaaaatacttaGACTTTTACACTGAATTGTGAGTTGATAGTTTTTATATCTTGAAATTTCAAGCAGTTTACAACAGTCAGATGTGGCTCGACAACATAATCAAGAGACTCATCTCTTAGTtgcaaaaggaaaacagaaacagtttatcTTTCATCTTGATAAATTGCATTAGTgtggttttaaacagaaaggATTACAACATGACTATGCTCAGACTTCTAAAGATGTCTAAATGtggcagaaacattttattaggattGTTAGGCATAAATATGGATCACATCAAGCAGACTAGCaatgtctgatttttaaagtgtttgtttttcctttattaGGACAGGACATATAGGGTGAACAGctttcaacttgttttctttagctGAATAAGGGAAATGACTGTCCTTTATTACCCATTAAAAGTAATTGGACAATGATTGTAGAACAGGTTCATACTCTCATTACTACCAATACAATTACAGCATTTTACCCAAGCGTGAAACAATAATGAGCAATAAGGACATGTAGTTGAGAATGTTTAGAGGTTGACAAAGTGTAGAAATCTTGTACATTTAAATCAGCATTTATCCTTttagattttcaaaaaataaaaataaaaatacaaaggcTGCAAGGACTTCTGAAGAAGATCCACAATGTAATATCTTTGATTAAGATGTTAACATGATCTACTTTTTATACTATAAGTGTGGTTTAAAAAGTGTTATACATACCCTTCGATAATTCAGCATTGTCCCAAAAAATGGGACAGGTTTAGGACCAGAGATACCTAATTTCTTGAAAGTTCCATAAGGCCAGTAGGCATAGCTGTGGATAAATAAGGCTGAAAAATTATGtgtgaagtaaaaacaaaagcagtaaatTCTGAGCGGAAGAGAATAGAACAAATGTCAGTTTCAGATTCAAGTAATTGAAAGAAATTAATAGATCAATACTCATTCATTAACACTCACACAAGGAGGAGTGTGACAAAGGCAACCAGCAGAGTCCATGTCTCAGCGGAGAAGTACAAGAAGTAACCCATCTGTCCTCTCAGTGGAAGTATCTGTCTCTGTGACACCAAATGTCACCACCTGTACCTTTTATCTCCTGCTGCACTGATCTGTTGCGCAAGATGAAGTGTGTGAAAGTTAAACCAATGGTAGCGAGGTGTGTCAAGGGAATATTGTCAAGGTAATATTACTAATCTCCTCTCATGAGAATGTCTTATCctatatacagtacatctcAGGCTTGAATCATTACTGCTCCATTGGAGAATGTCTACTACTTCAAAGTTATATTACAATACATGCTATTATTTACTTTGTTGTGTCTTTTGTGAGATCTCTGAATACAATCTAAATTATGAAGGCCACTTTCAACAGTTTTACTGTGTATATGCTGgagaaaagtagaaaatctgtttttaatgccactttttctcagtttgtttttaagataTCTAGTTTTCTACTGTACTCATTCAGACATGCCCAGTCATGTTATTGGATTTATGAGAAGCAGaaactgcttttattgtttttctggaGAGCCAAATGAGGCCAGAGGGTGACCAGTTACGTAACTCTGAAGGGAGGGAATAAACCCTCCCTTAACGGACTGCGGCACCTATAACTGCTGCCTGCAGTCGAATtcaaagtacaataaaaaacaacaacctgagCTCAACAGACTTTGGATAGGCCACATCAGTCATggacttttttcctttcttctcctCTGAAACATGGTTTCTCCTGATATCATTTAtctccatatttgttttgtaagtATTTTTGTGATCAAATAAGTTGTGGTCAC
Coding sequences within:
- the LOC116719911 gene encoding cytochrome P450 3A30 isoform X1 — encoded protein: MGYFLYFSAETWTLLVAFVTLLLVYAYWPYGTFKKLGISGPKPVPFFGTMLNYRRGFFNFDQECYRKYGKIWGIYDGRQPVLCVADPEIIKAILVKECYSFFTNRRNFRLNGPLYDAVSIAEDDQWKRIRSVLSPSFTSGRLKEMFEVMKSHSANLIRSMKKKADKGEALELKEFFGSYSMDVVTSTAFSVDIDSLNNPSEPFVTNIKKMLKFDFLNPLFLAVAFFPFLGPIFEKLEFSFFPKSVTDFFYASLEKIKSNRETSQQKSRVDFLQLMIDSQKNNGLQKDKSEKYFKHSQYHTATQLTIMNHVVFSAGLSDHEILSQSMIFIFAGYETSSSSLSFLAYNLATNPEVMRKLQEEIDSTFPNKAPVQYQPLMEMDYLDSVINESLRLFPIAARLERVAKASVEINGLVIPKDMVILVPTWPLHRDPEIWPEPEKFKPERFSKKNKEDIDPYTYMPFGLGPRNCIGMRFALVVMKLAVVEILQQYSFSVCRETEIPFEMDVQGLLAPKRPIQLKLIPRS
- the LOC116719911 gene encoding cytochrome P450 3A30 isoform X3 codes for the protein MLNYRRGFFNFDQECYRKYGKIWGIYDGRQPVLCVADPEIIKAILVKECYSFFTNRRNFRLNGPLYDAVSIAEDDQWKRIRSVLSPSFTSGRLKEMFEVMKSHSANLIRSMKKKADKGEALELKEFFGSYSMDVVTSTAFSVDIDSLNNPSEPFVTNIKKMLKFDFLNPLFLAVAFFPFLGPIFEKLEFSFFPKSVTDFFYASLEKIKSNRETSQQKSRVDFLQLMIDSQKNNGLQKDKRLSDHEILSQSMIFIFAGYETSSSSLSFLAYNLATNPEVMRKLQEEIDSTFPNKAPVQYQPLMEMDYLDSVINESLRLFPIAARLERVAKASVEINGLVIPKDMVILVPTWPLHRDPEIWPEPEKFKPERFSKKNKEDIDPYTYMPFGLGPRNCIGMRFALVVMKLAVVEILQQYSFSVCRETEIPFEMDVQGLLAPKRPIQLKLIPRS
- the LOC116719911 gene encoding cytochrome P450 3A30 isoform X2 gives rise to the protein MGYFLYFSAETWTLLVAFVTLLLVYAYWPYGTFKKLGISGPKPVPFFGTMLNYRRGFFNFDQECYRKYGKIWGIYDGRQPVLCVADPEIIKAILVKECYSFFTNRRNFRLNGPLYDAVSIAEDDQWKRIRSVLSPSFTSGRLKEMFEVMKSHSANLIRSMKKKADKGEALELKEFFGSYSMDVVTSTAFSVDIDSLNNPSEPFVTNIKKMLKFDFLNPLFLAVAFFPFLGPIFEKLEFSFFPKSVTDFFYASLEKIKSNRETSQQKSRVDFLQLMIDSQKNNGLQKDKRLSDHEILSQSMIFIFAGYETSSSSLSFLAYNLATNPEVMRKLQEEIDSTFPNKAPVQYQPLMEMDYLDSVINESLRLFPIAARLERVAKASVEINGLVIPKDMVILVPTWPLHRDPEIWPEPEKFKPERFSKKNKEDIDPYTYMPFGLGPRNCIGMRFALVVMKLAVVEILQQYSFSVCRETEIPFEMDVQGLLAPKRPIQLKLIPRS